Proteins from a single region of Streptomyces sp. Tu 3180:
- a CDS encoding putative leader peptide yields the protein MNTPLGRAPPSATIPTNQLGKLGIRGGAMGTLDRADLSFPLLTSRRHIDLGRTSSAICRPA from the coding sequence ATGAACACCCCCTTGGGGCGGGCGCCGCCTTCTGCCACGATCCCTACCAACCAGCTAGGAAAACTAGGGATCCGTGGGGGGGCCATGGGAACGCTCGACCGCGCAGACCTGTCATTCCCCCTGCTGACCTCGCGCCGCCACATCGACCTCGGCCGCACGTCCAGCGCCATCTGTCGGCCCGCCTGA
- a CDS encoding Rrf2 family transcriptional regulator: MRISARADYAVRAALQLAASRDDGPLKAEAIADAQDIPHKFLESILNDMRRGGLVLSQRGGNGGYRLAKPAGSISIADVIRTVDGPLVSVRGVRPPDLSYTGPAESLLPLWIALRSNVREILEGVSLADVASARLPADVVALTDAPKAWVNP, from the coding sequence ATGCGGATCTCAGCCAGGGCGGACTACGCGGTACGTGCCGCGCTGCAACTCGCCGCGTCACGGGACGACGGGCCGCTGAAGGCCGAGGCCATCGCCGACGCCCAGGACATCCCGCACAAGTTCCTCGAGAGCATCCTGAACGACATGCGCCGGGGCGGTCTCGTGCTCAGCCAGCGCGGCGGCAACGGCGGCTACCGGCTGGCCAAGCCCGCCGGGTCCATCAGCATCGCCGACGTCATCCGCACCGTGGACGGGCCGCTGGTCTCGGTGCGCGGGGTCCGCCCGCCGGACCTGTCCTACACCGGCCCCGCCGAGTCGCTGCTCCCCCTGTGGATCGCGCTGCGGTCCAACGTGCGCGAGATCCTCGAGGGCGTGTCGCTCGCCGATGTCGCGTCGGCCCGGCTGCCCGCCGACGTGGTCGCGCTGACCGACGCCCCGAAGGCCTGGGTGAACCCCTGA
- a CDS encoding acyl-CoA dehydrogenase family protein has product MGLATAPSHPTSPPDRTGPGRAHWLRVAREAGDDLATDAVAREQAGKAPADEVSRLREAGLLTLLVPAGSGGGGADWPTAYAVVREIATADGAIGQLLGCHYFLSWSARFFAGPALAARTEERSAAEEWCWGGGFALREPPLRLARTSRGLVLDGRQSYTTGVLVADRLAVRAVREDTGEPLAVVVDPTRRGVRIDDDADTFGQRLAGGGSVEFDDVPVADDDVLGSLSADEDFLSPRAALALPFGHLVSVQLLLGMAEGALAEAREYSRAGHAPWHPARPAGTPRDPQLLTAYGELTVLTRSASALADQATEAVQGALALGEDLTYDEYADASALVAMAEAAASRAAQESTTRALDIIGPRSTSTRLGLDRFWRNARTHTLYEPVAHRLRDVGDYFLNGAHPPFVLPA; this is encoded by the coding sequence ATGGGCCTTGCCACCGCGCCGTCCCACCCCACCTCGCCGCCCGACCGCACCGGACCCGGCCGCGCGCACTGGCTGCGCGTGGCCCGCGAGGCGGGGGACGACCTGGCCACGGACGCGGTGGCCAGGGAGCAGGCGGGCAAGGCCCCGGCCGACGAGGTGTCCCGGTTGCGCGAGGCGGGACTGCTGACGCTCCTGGTGCCGGCCGGATCCGGGGGAGGCGGCGCGGACTGGCCCACGGCCTACGCCGTCGTCCGGGAGATCGCCACGGCCGACGGCGCGATCGGGCAACTGCTCGGCTGTCACTACTTCCTGTCGTGGAGCGCCCGGTTCTTCGCCGGGCCCGCCCTCGCCGCACGGACCGAGGAGCGGTCCGCGGCCGAGGAGTGGTGCTGGGGTGGCGGTTTCGCCCTCCGGGAGCCCCCTCTGAGGCTGGCCAGGACCTCCCGCGGCCTGGTGCTCGACGGCCGGCAGAGCTACACCACCGGGGTCCTGGTCGCCGACCGCCTCGCCGTGCGCGCCGTGCGGGAGGACACGGGTGAACCCCTCGCCGTCGTGGTGGACCCCACCCGTCGCGGCGTCCGGATCGACGACGACGCCGACACCTTCGGCCAACGGCTCGCGGGCGGCGGCAGCGTGGAGTTCGACGACGTACCGGTCGCCGACGACGACGTGCTCGGCTCCCTGTCCGCGGACGAGGACTTCCTGTCGCCCCGGGCCGCCCTGGCGTTGCCGTTCGGGCACCTCGTCTCCGTCCAGCTCCTCCTCGGCATGGCCGAGGGAGCGCTCGCCGAAGCCCGTGAGTACAGCAGGGCGGGCCACGCCCCCTGGCACCCCGCCCGGCCGGCCGGCACTCCCCGCGACCCGCAGCTGCTGACCGCCTACGGGGAACTCACCGTCCTCACCCGCTCCGCGTCCGCACTCGCCGATCAGGCGACGGAAGCCGTGCAGGGCGCGCTGGCGCTCGGCGAGGACCTCACCTACGACGAGTACGCGGACGCCTCCGCCCTCGTGGCCATGGCCGAAGCCGCCGCCTCCCGAGCCGCGCAGGAGTCCACCACCCGCGCCCTCGACATCATCGGTCCCCGCTCCACCTCCACACGGCTGGGCCTGGACCGCTTCTGGCGCAACGCCCGGACCCACACCCTGTACGAGCCCGTCGCCCACCGGCTCCGCGACGTCGGGGACTACTTCCTCAACGGCGCCCACCCCCCGTTCGTCCTGCCCGCCTGA
- a CDS encoding FAD/NAD(P)-binding protein — protein MSGTPSTAVLVVVGAGPRATGLLERMAANAPELWDDAHRLHIHLVDPHPPGPGRVWRHEQSPLLRMNSMAEDVTMFTDESATIEGPVRPGPSLAEWAAQFSGRGPRHAPFAEPADPRVLAELRTLSGTDFPTRRAQSAYLDWVFRRVLAELPPSVTVEWHRATATAVTGPPDGPQRVHLAGRPTPLTADLVVLAQGHIGSTPAAEHRDHAAFARRHGRFHLPPEFSADADLSGLRPGEQVVVRGFGLAFIDLMVLLTEGRGGTYRTEADGTLTYLPSGREPVLHVGSRRGVPYHSKTRYRLRGPRPALPRHFGPEAVDALLAGARPLDLRRDVWPLMAKEIGFGHYHELFHAHPDRTALAWSDFAAAYDRLDWYSDDMAALVTEAVPDPADRLDLEALDRPLDGLSFPTPDAFRDHLLDHIAQDVARREDPGFSADLGAFLALLSVYGQLPRLVASGRLTARSVADDLDGWWHGFFSFLASGPPGFRLRQLLALSRAGVVRFVGAGIRIGTDEATGTFTATSPTVPRRTVHATALIEAYLPGPSLARTEDPLLRGLYREGALAEEVIADPAHTHRSGLLTVSPADGHLVDPALGGPHPRRIALGAPTNSRAVAAFARPRTDAPAFRQNDAVARGLLRALSAVGTGTATPPGDGRPLRV, from the coding sequence GTGAGCGGCACCCCCTCCACGGCCGTCCTGGTCGTCGTCGGTGCGGGCCCGCGGGCCACCGGCCTGCTGGAGCGCATGGCGGCCAACGCCCCCGAACTGTGGGACGACGCCCACCGGTTGCACATCCACCTGGTGGACCCGCACCCGCCCGGCCCGGGCCGGGTCTGGCGGCACGAGCAGTCACCGCTGCTGCGGATGAACTCCATGGCCGAGGACGTCACCATGTTCACCGACGAGTCCGCCACGATCGAGGGCCCGGTGCGGCCGGGTCCTTCCCTGGCCGAGTGGGCCGCCCAGTTCTCCGGCCGGGGCCCGCGCCACGCGCCGTTCGCCGAGCCCGCCGACCCCCGCGTACTCGCCGAACTGCGCACCCTGAGCGGGACCGACTTCCCCACCCGCCGCGCCCAGAGCGCCTACCTGGACTGGGTGTTCCGCCGGGTGCTGGCCGAACTGCCGCCCTCCGTCACCGTCGAGTGGCACCGCGCCACCGCGACCGCCGTCACCGGCCCCCCGGACGGTCCGCAGCGGGTGCACCTGGCCGGCCGCCCCACCCCGCTCACCGCCGACCTGGTGGTCCTCGCCCAGGGGCACATCGGCTCCACCCCCGCCGCCGAGCACCGCGACCACGCCGCGTTCGCCCGCCGCCACGGCCGCTTCCACCTCCCGCCCGAGTTCTCCGCCGACGCCGACCTGTCCGGGCTGCGCCCCGGCGAACAGGTCGTCGTGCGCGGCTTCGGGCTGGCCTTCATCGACCTGATGGTGCTGCTCACCGAGGGTCGCGGCGGCACGTACCGCACCGAGGCCGACGGCACGCTCACCTACCTCCCGTCCGGCCGTGAGCCCGTCCTGCACGTCGGGTCGCGGCGCGGGGTGCCGTACCACTCCAAGACCCGCTACCGGCTCCGGGGTCCCCGGCCCGCCCTGCCGCGCCACTTCGGGCCCGAAGCGGTCGACGCCCTGCTCGCCGGGGCCCGCCCGCTGGACCTGCGCCGCGACGTGTGGCCGCTGATGGCCAAGGAGATCGGATTCGGCCACTACCACGAGCTGTTCCACGCGCACCCCGACCGCACGGCCCTGGCCTGGTCCGACTTCGCCGCCGCCTACGACCGCCTCGACTGGTACTCGGACGACATGGCCGCCCTCGTCACCGAGGCCGTGCCCGACCCGGCGGACCGACTGGACCTCGAGGCCCTCGACCGCCCGCTGGACGGCCTGTCCTTCCCCACACCGGACGCCTTCCGGGACCACCTGCTCGACCACATCGCCCAGGACGTCGCCCGCCGCGAGGACCCGGGGTTCAGCGCCGACCTCGGCGCGTTCCTCGCCCTGCTCTCCGTCTACGGCCAGCTGCCCCGCCTCGTCGCCTCCGGTCGTCTCACCGCCCGCTCCGTCGCCGACGACCTCGACGGCTGGTGGCACGGCTTCTTCAGCTTCCTCGCCTCCGGCCCGCCCGGCTTCCGTCTGCGCCAGCTCCTCGCGCTGTCACGGGCCGGCGTCGTCCGCTTCGTCGGCGCCGGCATCCGGATCGGCACCGACGAAGCCACGGGCACGTTCACCGCGACCAGCCCCACCGTCCCCCGCCGCACCGTCCACGCCACGGCCCTGATCGAGGCGTACCTGCCCGGTCCTTCCCTGGCCCGCACCGAGGACCCGCTCCTGCGCGGCCTGTACCGGGAGGGCGCGCTCGCCGAGGAGGTCATCGCCGACCCCGCCCACACCCACCGCTCCGGTCTCCTGACCGTCTCCCCCGCCGACGGCCACCTCGTCGACCCCGCCCTGGGCGGCCCCCACCCCCGCCGCATCGCCCTCGGCGCCCCCACCAACAGCCGGGCCGTCGCCGCCTTCGCCCGCCCGCGCACCGACGCCCCGGCCTTCCGCCAGAACGACGCGGTGGCCCGCGGGCTCCTGCGCGCCCTGAGCGCCGTCGGGACCGGGACGGCGACGCCTCCCGGGGACGGGCGGCCTCTCAGAGTGTAA
- a CDS encoding amino acid ABC transporter permease yields MPSDVTSAPAGKLPERADTTDPDLPRIVPRRHIGRWATAAAALLVFAMVLNSVVHNRAFRWDVVGRHFTTAAVLDGLLLTLWLTGAVMVLGFLLGTVLAVMRLSGNPVLRTLSWGYVWIFRSTPLLVQLLFWFNIGALYPALGLGVPFGPEFVTVETVNLLGPTLTAVIGLTLHESAYAAEVVRGGILSVDPGQTEAAQALGLSGRRTLRRVVIPQAMRSIVPTAGNMLIGTLKGTSIVSVLAVHDLLYSVQLIYNQTYQVIPLLMVATLWYVAVTSVLSAGQYYVERYYARGDSRTLPPTPLQRLRGRLSAARTRLSAATAPDARPATGGDR; encoded by the coding sequence ATGCCTTCCGACGTCACGTCCGCCCCCGCCGGGAAACTCCCGGAGCGCGCGGACACCACCGACCCCGACCTGCCGCGGATCGTGCCGCGCCGGCACATCGGCCGCTGGGCCACCGCTGCCGCCGCACTGCTGGTGTTCGCGATGGTGCTCAACTCCGTCGTCCACAACCGGGCTTTCCGGTGGGACGTGGTGGGGCGCCACTTCACCACCGCCGCCGTCCTCGACGGGCTGCTGCTCACCCTGTGGCTGACCGGTGCGGTGATGGTGCTCGGTTTCCTGCTCGGCACCGTGCTGGCGGTGATGCGGCTGTCGGGCAATCCGGTGCTGCGCACGCTGAGCTGGGGCTACGTGTGGATCTTCCGGTCCACACCGCTGCTGGTGCAGCTGCTGTTCTGGTTCAACATCGGCGCCCTGTACCCGGCACTCGGGCTCGGCGTCCCGTTCGGACCGGAGTTCGTCACCGTCGAGACGGTCAACCTGCTCGGCCCCACCCTCACCGCCGTCATCGGCCTGACCCTGCACGAGAGTGCCTACGCCGCCGAGGTGGTGCGCGGCGGCATCCTCTCCGTCGACCCCGGTCAGACCGAGGCGGCCCAGGCGCTCGGCCTGAGCGGACGCCGCACCCTGCGCCGCGTCGTCATCCCGCAGGCGATGCGCTCCATCGTGCCGACCGCCGGGAACATGCTGATCGGCACCCTCAAGGGCACCAGCATCGTCAGCGTGCTGGCCGTGCACGACCTGCTGTACTCGGTGCAGCTGATCTACAACCAGACCTACCAGGTCATTCCGTTGCTGATGGTCGCCACGCTCTGGTACGTCGCGGTCACCAGCGTGCTCAGCGCGGGTCAGTACTACGTCGAGCGGTACTACGCCCGCGGCGACTCCCGCACGCTCCCGCCCACCCCGCTGCAGCGGCTGCGCGGCCGGCTCTCCGCCGCACGCACCCGGCTGAGCGCGGCGACGGCCCCCGACGCCCGCCCCGCGACCGGCGGTGACCGGTGA
- a CDS encoding LLM class flavin-dependent oxidoreductase, whose product MPVEFLGIAATNDGSETTPRSGAAFDKEYTLRLARAHEDHGWDRVLFAYGSGSPDPAPAAAYVASRLDRLQILLAHRPNVSYPTFAAKTFATLDRISEGRLTVHFITGGNDHEQAREGDTLPKDERYARTREYIRIVKKIWTTHEPFDHEGEHYRFHDFVSDVFPVQQPRPQVSFGGSSPAAYEAGGAEADIYCLWGEPLARTAEQIENVKAAAKAAGRTDVPRIQVAFRPIIAPTEELAWEKAHRTLGAIRERREAGLVRHHRSGAPENTGSQRLIAIAEAGERYDRALWTPTAAATGGAGNSNALVGTPETVARALLDYYDLGVDILSARGYDLLDDAVDFGRHVIPIVREEVARRDAERLARGTRSLAAVGE is encoded by the coding sequence ATGCCCGTGGAGTTCCTCGGCATCGCCGCCACCAACGACGGCTCCGAAACCACGCCCCGCTCCGGCGCCGCCTTCGACAAGGAGTACACGCTCCGTCTCGCCCGGGCCCACGAGGACCACGGCTGGGACCGGGTGCTGTTCGCCTACGGTTCCGGGTCGCCGGACCCCGCGCCGGCCGCCGCGTACGTCGCGAGCAGGCTGGACCGCCTGCAGATCCTGCTCGCCCACCGGCCCAACGTCTCGTACCCCACCTTCGCCGCGAAGACCTTCGCCACCCTCGACCGGATCAGCGAGGGCCGGCTGACCGTGCACTTCATCACCGGCGGCAACGACCACGAGCAGGCCCGCGAGGGCGACACCCTCCCCAAGGACGAGCGCTACGCCCGCACCCGCGAGTACATCCGGATCGTCAAGAAGATCTGGACCACCCACGAGCCCTTCGACCACGAGGGCGAGCACTACCGCTTCCACGACTTCGTCAGCGACGTCTTCCCGGTCCAACAGCCCCGCCCGCAGGTGTCGTTCGGCGGCTCGTCCCCCGCCGCGTACGAGGCCGGCGGCGCCGAGGCCGACATCTACTGCCTGTGGGGCGAGCCCCTGGCCAGGACCGCCGAGCAGATCGAGAACGTGAAGGCCGCCGCGAAGGCCGCGGGCCGCACCGACGTGCCCCGCATCCAGGTCGCCTTCCGCCCGATCATCGCCCCGACCGAGGAACTGGCCTGGGAGAAGGCCCACCGCACCCTCGGCGCCATCCGGGAACGGCGCGAGGCGGGGCTCGTACGGCACCACCGCAGCGGCGCTCCGGAGAACACCGGTTCCCAGCGGCTGATCGCCATCGCCGAGGCGGGCGAGCGCTACGACCGCGCCCTGTGGACCCCGACCGCCGCCGCCACCGGCGGCGCGGGCAACTCCAACGCCCTGGTCGGCACCCCGGAGACGGTGGCCCGGGCGCTCCTCGACTACTACGACCTCGGCGTCGACATCCTCTCCGCCCGCGGCTACGACCTGCTGGACGACGCCGTCGACTTCGGCCGCCACGTGATCCCGATCGTCCGCGAGGAGGTCGCCAGGCGCGACGCCGAACGCCTGGCACGCGGTACGCGCAGCCTCGCGGCGGTGGGCGAATGA
- a CDS encoding GNAT family N-acetyltransferase — MTSAAQAPGRKTDLTVVHVPVSDPRVRPLLRELGHEYSTRYGKDAHAEISRYPDEEFTPRYGGLLLLLLERGEPVAGGAFRRYDATTAELKRIWTHSAHRRRGLARRVVAELEREASIRGYRRIHLTTGPRQPEARGLYLATGYTPLFDTQADPESIGPLPFEKHLAVTTSTGKATDL; from the coding sequence ATGACGTCCGCGGCTCAAGCGCCGGGCAGGAAAACGGATCTGACGGTCGTTCACGTACCGGTGTCCGACCCGCGTGTGAGACCCCTGCTCCGCGAACTCGGCCACGAGTACTCCACGCGCTACGGCAAGGACGCACACGCCGAGATCTCCCGCTACCCCGACGAGGAGTTCACCCCGCGGTACGGCGGCCTGCTCCTGCTGCTGCTGGAGCGCGGCGAACCCGTCGCGGGCGGTGCCTTCCGCCGCTACGACGCGACCACGGCCGAGCTGAAACGGATCTGGACGCACTCCGCGCACCGGCGGCGCGGCCTCGCGCGACGCGTGGTCGCCGAGCTGGAGCGCGAGGCGAGCATCCGCGGCTACCGGCGGATCCACCTGACCACCGGTCCCCGCCAGCCGGAAGCCCGCGGCCTGTACCTGGCCACCGGGTACACCCCGCTGTTCGACACGCAGGCCGACCCGGAGTCCATCGGCCCGCTGCCGTTCGAGAAGCACCTCGCCGTCACGACGTCCACCGGAAAGGCCACCGACCTGTGA
- a CDS encoding ABC transporter substrate-binding protein: MNPPGIRRRLRGAALLALLPLALTACGSGDTDGTAAVGAQGSPAPTDDPVAAVRKVDSVAALLPADVREAGTLRVGSSIGFPPGAYYPNGADKAPAGQDIDLADAVAKVLGVRLERQDASFETILPALGSGKYDVGTGNFGVTTERLKTIDFVTYINDGQGFAVRKGDTTLTTKVTDLTRLCGLTIGTGAGTTFEATLTAQKGVCAEAGRKPYDVKVYSENAATLTALQQGRIDVIMSTINGLRHQAAQPASRTTFLGEYHRLDVGFAFKKGSPLTKAFQAAVNELIEDGTYARILRKWGTSASAIETSRINPREHT, from the coding sequence GTGAATCCGCCCGGAATCAGAAGGCGCCTGCGCGGCGCCGCCCTCCTCGCGCTGCTGCCGCTGGCGCTGACCGCCTGCGGCTCCGGTGACACCGACGGCACGGCGGCGGTGGGCGCCCAGGGCTCCCCCGCGCCGACCGACGACCCGGTCGCCGCCGTACGGAAGGTGGACTCCGTCGCCGCCCTGCTGCCGGCCGACGTCCGCGAGGCGGGCACGCTGCGCGTCGGAAGCTCCATCGGGTTCCCGCCCGGGGCGTACTACCCGAACGGCGCGGACAAGGCCCCCGCGGGCCAGGACATCGACCTCGCCGACGCGGTGGCCAAGGTCCTCGGCGTCCGGCTGGAGCGGCAGGACGCGTCCTTCGAGACGATCCTGCCCGCCCTCGGCAGCGGCAAGTACGACGTCGGCACCGGCAACTTCGGCGTCACCACCGAGCGCCTGAAGACCATCGACTTCGTCACCTACATCAACGACGGCCAGGGTTTCGCGGTGAGGAAGGGCGACACCACCCTCACCACGAAGGTCACCGACCTCACCCGGCTGTGCGGCCTGACCATCGGCACCGGCGCCGGCACCACCTTCGAGGCGACCCTCACCGCGCAGAAGGGCGTGTGCGCCGAGGCGGGCAGGAAGCCGTACGACGTGAAGGTCTACTCGGAGAACGCGGCGACCCTCACCGCGCTCCAGCAGGGCCGTATCGACGTGATCATGTCGACCATCAACGGGCTGCGCCACCAGGCGGCCCAGCCCGCGTCCCGGACCACCTTCCTCGGCGAGTACCACCGCCTCGACGTCGGCTTCGCCTTCAAGAAGGGCTCCCCGCTCACCAAGGCCTTCCAGGCCGCCGTCAACGAGCTGATCGAGGACGGCACCTACGCCCGGATCCTCAGGAAGTGGGGCACCAGCGCCTCGGCGATCGAGACGTCGCGCATCAACCCGCGCGAGCACACATGA
- a CDS encoding amino acid ABC transporter permease, which yields MASTTDAAPPGAASAGTRPGAPPAPDGPASLEVVPARHYARWTAAAAVIVLGAQFVHGLATNPVWEWGVFRSYVLSETIVQAVWVTLQLTAYATVLGFLLGTVLAFMRLSRSPVLQTVAWTYVWIFRSVPMIVQLVFWFNLSALYEELGVGIPFGPVFWSVDSNSLIGTIGAAIIGLTLHQAAYAAEIVRGGVIAVDHGQLEAAAALGIPRLRQIRRIVLPQAMRAILPTAGNEIIGLLKGTSVVYVMSIGELFYQVQVIYGRNGRVIPLLLVATAWYVVLTSLLSVAQYYVERRYARGADRTPPPTPLQRARRLVRTLRAEAARRHRPVAALKTPGPLGDSR from the coding sequence ATGGCATCCACCACCGACGCCGCACCGCCCGGCGCGGCCTCCGCGGGCACCCGCCCCGGCGCCCCGCCCGCCCCCGACGGCCCGGCCTCCCTCGAGGTCGTCCCCGCCCGCCACTACGCCCGCTGGACGGCCGCCGCAGCCGTGATCGTGCTGGGCGCCCAGTTCGTGCACGGCCTGGCCACCAACCCGGTCTGGGAGTGGGGCGTCTTCCGCTCCTACGTCCTGTCCGAGACGATCGTCCAGGCGGTGTGGGTGACCCTCCAGCTCACCGCCTACGCCACCGTCCTCGGCTTCCTCCTGGGCACCGTGCTCGCCTTCATGCGGCTGTCGCGCAGCCCGGTGCTGCAGACCGTCGCCTGGACCTACGTCTGGATCTTCCGGTCCGTCCCGATGATCGTCCAGCTGGTGTTCTGGTTCAACCTGAGCGCCCTGTACGAGGAACTGGGAGTCGGCATCCCCTTCGGGCCGGTGTTCTGGTCCGTCGACAGCAACAGCCTCATCGGCACCATCGGCGCCGCGATCATCGGGCTGACGCTCCACCAGGCCGCGTACGCGGCCGAGATCGTCCGAGGGGGCGTCATCGCCGTCGACCACGGACAGCTGGAGGCCGCCGCGGCGCTGGGCATCCCCCGTCTGCGGCAGATCCGCAGGATCGTGCTGCCGCAGGCCATGCGCGCCATCCTGCCCACCGCCGGCAACGAGATCATCGGCCTGCTCAAGGGCACCTCGGTGGTCTACGTGATGTCCATCGGCGAGCTGTTCTACCAGGTGCAGGTGATCTACGGCCGCAACGGCCGGGTGATCCCGCTGCTGCTGGTCGCCACCGCCTGGTACGTGGTGCTGACCTCCCTGCTGTCGGTCGCCCAGTACTACGTCGAACGCCGCTACGCCCGCGGCGCCGACCGCACGCCGCCGCCCACCCCCCTCCAGCGCGCCCGGCGCCTCGTGCGCACCCTGCGCGCGGAGGCGGCCCGGCGCCACCGCCCCGTCGCCGCCCTGAAGACCCCCGGACCCTTGGGAGACAGCCGATGA
- a CDS encoding amino acid ABC transporter ATP-binding protein translates to MSEVMVDVHGVHKSFGPLEVLRGVDLRVRAGEVTVVLGPSGSGKSTLLRTINHLEKVDRGWVSIDGELIGYRRSGSRLHELKEKDVLKQRTHIGFVFQNFNLFPHLTVLENLVEAPVSALRRPRGQAQETARRLLGRVGLADKADAYPRQLSGGQQQRVAIARALALEPKVLLFDEPTSALDPELVGEVLDVIKDLARTGTTMIVVTHEIGFAREVADTVVFMDGGVVVEQGPPAAVLDAPRHERTRAFLSKVL, encoded by the coding sequence ATGAGTGAGGTGATGGTGGACGTCCACGGCGTCCACAAGAGTTTCGGCCCGCTGGAGGTGCTGCGCGGCGTCGACCTCCGGGTCCGCGCCGGCGAGGTCACCGTCGTCCTGGGTCCGTCCGGCTCCGGCAAGTCCACGCTGCTGCGCACCATCAACCACCTGGAGAAGGTCGACCGCGGCTGGGTCAGCATCGACGGCGAACTCATCGGCTACCGCCGCTCCGGAAGCAGGCTGCACGAGCTGAAGGAGAAGGACGTCCTGAAGCAGCGCACCCACATCGGGTTCGTCTTCCAGAACTTCAACCTCTTCCCCCACCTGACCGTGCTGGAGAACCTGGTCGAGGCGCCCGTCTCCGCACTGCGCCGCCCGCGCGGCCAGGCGCAGGAGACCGCCCGCCGGCTTCTCGGCCGTGTCGGTCTCGCCGACAAGGCCGACGCCTACCCGCGGCAGCTCTCGGGCGGCCAGCAGCAGCGCGTGGCCATCGCCCGCGCGCTCGCCCTCGAACCGAAGGTGCTGCTCTTCGACGAGCCCACCTCGGCGCTCGACCCGGAACTGGTCGGCGAGGTCCTCGACGTCATCAAGGACCTGGCCCGCACCGGCACCACCATGATCGTCGTCACCCACGAGATCGGCTTCGCCCGCGAGGTCGCCGACACCGTGGTGTTCATGGACGGCGGCGTCGTCGTGGAGCAGGGTCCGCCCGCGGCCGTCCTGGACGCCCCGCGGCACGAGCGCACCCGCGCCTTCCTCTCCAAGGTCCTCTGA
- a CDS encoding ABC transporter substrate-binding protein, with protein MSTSTTRRATAALGLTAALALAACGNPSDGGTTEVAAASGGRTKINLSPDQDRVTTAEVDSIAAKVPKAIRERGTLEIVDSSGSAAPLTFHATDNRTVIGVEPDIAFLVADVLGLEPHINTVSWENIFVGLDSAKYDVGFSNITVTEERKEKYDFATYREDNLGFEAKKGSGLKVTGPEDVAGRTVAVSSGTNQEKLLIEWSKENEKAGRKPVDIKYYQNDSDTYLALQSGRIDLYLGPNPTAAYHAATTGKTEVVGTYSGAGSTLQGLIAATTKKDSGLVEPLADALNHVIENGTYAKVLERWGLSDEAVTKSEINPPGLPRTGR; from the coding sequence GTGTCCACCTCGACCACCCGCCGCGCCACCGCCGCACTCGGACTCACCGCGGCCCTCGCCCTCGCCGCGTGCGGCAACCCCTCCGACGGCGGCACGACCGAGGTCGCGGCCGCGTCGGGCGGCAGGACGAAGATCAACCTGAGCCCGGACCAGGACCGCGTCACCACCGCCGAGGTCGACTCCATCGCGGCCAAGGTCCCGAAGGCGATCCGGGAGAGAGGCACCCTGGAGATCGTCGACTCCTCCGGCTCCGCGGCGCCGCTGACCTTCCACGCCACCGACAACAGGACCGTCATCGGCGTCGAGCCCGACATCGCCTTCCTGGTCGCCGACGTGCTCGGCCTCGAGCCGCACATCAACACGGTCTCCTGGGAGAACATCTTCGTCGGTCTCGACAGCGCCAAGTACGACGTCGGCTTCAGCAACATCACCGTCACCGAGGAACGCAAGGAGAAGTACGACTTCGCCACCTACCGCGAGGACAACCTGGGCTTCGAGGCGAAGAAGGGCAGCGGGCTGAAGGTCACCGGCCCCGAGGACGTGGCGGGCAGGACCGTCGCCGTGAGCAGCGGAACCAACCAGGAGAAGCTGCTCATCGAATGGAGCAAGGAGAACGAGAAGGCCGGCCGGAAGCCGGTGGACATCAAGTACTACCAGAACGACAGCGACACCTACCTCGCTCTCCAGTCCGGCCGGATCGACCTCTACCTCGGCCCCAACCCCACCGCCGCCTACCACGCGGCCACCACCGGGAAGACGGAGGTCGTCGGCACGTACTCCGGCGCCGGCTCCACCCTCCAGGGCCTCATCGCGGCCACCACCAAGAAGGACAGCGGACTGGTCGAACCGCTCGCCGACGCGCTCAACCACGTGATCGAGAACGGCACGTACGCGAAGGTGCTGGAGCGCTGGGGCCTGTCCGACGAGGCCGTGACCAAGTCCGAGATCAACCCGCCCGGACTGCCCAGGACCGGCCGGTAG